The Aminithiophilus ramosus genome contains a region encoding:
- a CDS encoding cation-translocating P-type ATPase, giving the protein MGEPHVLSVEEVLHDHDTLPERGLSSAEAERRLGEYGPNELVERGGKKAWQIVLAQVRDVMILILLAAVLVSLALGEYGDGVVIFVIVVLNTALGFWQEFKAEKAMAALKQMAVPLVRVRRDGAERQISAKGLVPGDILLLEAGNVVPADGRLIAVANLKVQEAALTGESEAVEKETGRLEGDAVPLGDRRNMVYTGTVVTYGRGEAVVTATAMATELGAIASMLQDLDDGQTPLQRRLARLGRSLAMAAVALIFVVAAMMYGQGVSVRETFMTAISMAVAAIPEGLPAVVTISLALGAQQMLRKKALIRRLHAVETLGGVTVICSDKTGTLTKNRMTVTEMVLPRRRYVWDRAVTVGQDDDLGLLLLTGALCNDAVVGAEEGAVLGDPTEGALVLAALKAGLDPGELKSRMPRVGELPFDSERKRMSTVHALSSVGPGGIVGRVLSLAGGRGRHVVLTKGAVDGLIEVCSGLLLNGAVEPLTEAEKKGIAAENVAMAEKGLRVLGMACRFLEGDELDRPGSYERDLVFLGMAAMIDPVRPEAVEAVGLCRQAGIRPVMITGDHPLTALAIARELGLSATGVLTGADLDGMSPEELKERIRDVSVFARVSPRNKMTLVEVLQGQGEIVAMTGDGVNDAPALKAADIGVAMGITGTDVTKESSDMILLDDNFATIVASVKEGRRIYDNIRKFVRYILTGNTGEIVVMLVGPLLGMALPLLPIQILWINLMTDGLPAVALSYEKAERGVMSRRPQDPQEGVFARGLGWQILLMGFVIGGVSLGVGYRCWSEEAASKVWQTMIFTTLTFCQMAYALCVREEERSLFSPSFASNPVLLLAVAVTLGLQLSLVYVPFLNALFRTAPLGAGELGLCVAGAMTVVALSEGRKLLSRRRNLR; this is encoded by the coding sequence ATGGGAGAGCCCCATGTCCTGAGCGTCGAAGAGGTGCTTCACGATCACGATACGCTTCCCGAGCGGGGACTGTCGTCCGCCGAGGCCGAGCGGCGGCTGGGGGAGTACGGCCCCAACGAGCTCGTCGAAAGGGGCGGGAAAAAGGCCTGGCAGATTGTTCTGGCCCAGGTCCGGGATGTCATGATCCTGATCCTTTTGGCGGCTGTTCTCGTCTCCCTGGCGCTCGGGGAGTATGGGGACGGCGTCGTCATCTTCGTCATCGTCGTGCTGAATACGGCTTTGGGCTTCTGGCAGGAGTTCAAGGCGGAAAAAGCCATGGCGGCTCTGAAGCAGATGGCCGTGCCTCTTGTCCGGGTGCGGCGCGACGGGGCGGAGCGGCAGATTTCGGCCAAAGGCCTCGTTCCCGGCGACATCCTCCTGCTCGAGGCGGGCAACGTCGTTCCTGCCGACGGTCGTCTGATCGCCGTCGCCAATCTCAAGGTGCAGGAGGCCGCCCTGACGGGAGAGTCGGAGGCGGTGGAGAAGGAGACGGGACGCCTCGAAGGGGATGCCGTTCCCTTGGGCGACCGCAGGAATATGGTCTACACGGGCACCGTCGTCACCTATGGACGGGGCGAGGCCGTCGTCACCGCCACGGCCATGGCCACGGAGCTGGGCGCGATCGCCTCGATGCTTCAGGATCTGGACGACGGACAGACTCCGCTTCAGCGACGTCTGGCCCGGCTGGGCCGATCTCTGGCCATGGCGGCCGTGGCGCTCATTTTCGTCGTGGCCGCCATGATGTACGGGCAGGGGGTGAGCGTGCGCGAGACCTTCATGACGGCCATCAGCATGGCCGTGGCCGCCATTCCCGAGGGGCTGCCCGCCGTGGTCACCATCTCTCTGGCCCTGGGGGCCCAGCAGATGCTCAGGAAAAAGGCGCTGATCCGTCGTCTTCATGCCGTGGAGACCTTGGGCGGCGTGACGGTGATCTGTTCCGACAAGACGGGGACCCTGACGAAGAACAGGATGACGGTGACGGAGATGGTGCTTCCCCGTCGTCGCTATGTCTGGGACAGGGCGGTGACCGTCGGACAGGACGACGACCTGGGGCTGCTCCTGCTGACGGGAGCGCTCTGCAACGACGCCGTCGTCGGGGCGGAGGAAGGAGCCGTTCTCGGCGATCCCACGGAAGGGGCTCTGGTCCTCGCCGCTCTGAAGGCGGGGCTCGATCCGGGCGAGCTCAAGTCTCGGATGCCCCGCGTCGGCGAGCTGCCTTTCGATTCCGAACGCAAGCGCATGTCGACCGTTCACGCCCTTTCCTCCGTCGGCCCGGGGGGTATCGTCGGCAGGGTTCTCTCCCTTGCCGGAGGCCGGGGCCGTCATGTGGTCCTGACGAAGGGGGCCGTCGACGGCCTGATCGAGGTCTGCAGCGGGCTGCTGCTGAACGGTGCCGTAGAGCCTCTGACCGAGGCGGAAAAGAAGGGGATCGCGGCCGAAAACGTCGCCATGGCCGAAAAGGGCCTTCGTGTGCTGGGAATGGCCTGCCGTTTCCTCGAAGGAGACGAGCTGGATCGGCCCGGGAGTTACGAGAGGGACCTCGTCTTTCTCGGCATGGCGGCCATGATCGATCCGGTCCGCCCCGAGGCCGTCGAGGCCGTCGGGCTCTGCCGACAGGCGGGGATCCGTCCCGTCATGATCACCGGAGACCATCCCCTGACGGCCCTTGCCATAGCCCGGGAGCTGGGGTTGTCGGCGACGGGCGTTCTGACGGGGGCCGATCTCGACGGGATGTCTCCCGAAGAGCTGAAGGAGAGGATTCGGGACGTGTCCGTCTTTGCCCGGGTATCGCCGAGGAACAAGATGACCCTTGTCGAAGTGCTTCAGGGACAGGGCGAGATCGTGGCCATGACGGGAGACGGAGTCAACGACGCACCGGCCCTGAAGGCGGCCGACATCGGCGTGGCCATGGGCATCACGGGCACCGATGTGACGAAGGAGTCGTCGGACATGATCCTGCTCGACGATAATTTTGCCACGATTGTCGCCTCCGTCAAAGAGGGGCGCCGCATCTACGATAACATCCGGAAATTCGTCCGGTACATTCTCACCGGCAATACGGGGGAGATCGTCGTCATGCTCGTCGGTCCCCTCCTGGGAATGGCCCTGCCTCTTCTGCCGATCCAGATTCTCTGGATCAATCTGATGACGGACGGGCTGCCGGCCGTTGCCCTGAGCTACGAAAAGGCCGAAAGAGGCGTCATGAGCCGACGGCCCCAGGACCCGCAGGAGGGCGTCTTCGCGCGGGGGCTGGGCTGGCAGATTCTTCTCATGGGGTTCGTCATCGGGGGTGTCTCCCTCGGGGTCGGATACAGGTGCTGGAGCGAAGAAGCGGCCTCGAAGGTCTGGCAGACGATGATCTTCACGACCCTCACCTTCTGTCAGATGGCCTACGCCCTTTGCGTGCGCGAAGAGGAACGATCCCTCTTCTCCCCTTCCTTCGCCTCCAACCCCGTGTTGCTCCTGGCCGTCGCCGTCACGCTCGGCCTGCAGCTTTCCCTCGTTTACGTCCCCTTTCTCAACGCTCTCTTCCGTACGGCGCCTCTCGGAGCGGGGGAGCTGGGTCTCTGCGTCGCCGGAGCGATGACGGTCGTGGCGCTCTCGGAAGGTCGAAAGCTCCTGTCGCGCCGCAGGAATCTTCGATGA
- a CDS encoding transglycosylase SLT domain-containing protein, with product MAPFKIKKASKKSVEYARYIWETHTTYGVDPFLVTALICVESGGQANARTKTCVGLMQISAQANMSWIPKRFPHIKTTKDLMKPRNNITVGAFILAEAMRSAPTVHHALYTYLGRKDKAYADKVLGIAERMHAANRR from the coding sequence ATGGCCCCTTTTAAGATCAAAAAAGCCAGCAAAAAATCGGTCGAATATGCCCGTTACATCTGGGAGACACACACGACATACGGCGTGGACCCCTTCCTGGTCACGGCCCTGATCTGCGTCGAATCGGGCGGGCAGGCCAACGCGAGGACGAAAACCTGCGTCGGCCTGATGCAGATCAGCGCTCAGGCCAACATGTCGTGGATCCCCAAACGTTTTCCCCACATAAAGACGACAAAGGACCTGATGAAACCGCGCAACAACATCACGGTGGGCGCCTTCATCCTGGCGGAGGCGATGCGGTCGGCCCCCACCGTCCATCATGCCCTGTACACCTATCTCGGCAGGAAGGACAAGGCCTATGCCGACAAGGTCCTGGGCATAGCGGAACGCATGCACGCGGCCAACAGGCGCTGA
- the preA gene encoding NAD-dependent dihydropyrimidine dehydrogenase subunit PreA translates to MDVTLQTTFLGVKLKNPFLLASAPPTRSREMIERAFEAGWGGAIIKTLTQVEEPARRNVRPRIRALRESGRVWGFTNMELASMRSTEEWLADLAAIKKGYPDRGLGASLLYGGRPDERQWRAVARSCEDTGVDWLELNLSCPHGGAEEGGEFSIGSRPEAIREVVGWVREATSLPLIVKLPAFSDIQAGTKASMEAGADAVALINTLNALSGIDLDSWRPLPSVAGQSAFCGLSGRAVKPVALRCVALAASMDVPVSGMGGICDWRDAAEFLLAGASSLQVCSAVMERGYGIVDDLCRGLLAYLREKGCSSPDDLVGGALPHVVPHASLSRESPVTARCLQERCLRCGACFVSCRDAGHQAIEWRVGEYPAIDPDRCDGCGLCVGLCPSGSLSMGAR, encoded by the coding sequence ATGGACGTGACGCTGCAGACGACCTTTCTGGGGGTGAAGCTGAAAAATCCCTTCCTGCTGGCCTCCGCTCCTCCGACGCGCAGTCGGGAGATGATCGAGAGGGCTTTCGAGGCGGGATGGGGCGGGGCGATCATCAAGACGCTCACCCAGGTCGAGGAGCCCGCCAGGCGGAACGTCCGCCCGCGTATCCGCGCCCTGAGGGAGAGCGGGCGCGTTTGGGGTTTTACCAACATGGAGCTGGCCTCCATGCGTTCCACCGAAGAGTGGCTCGCCGATCTGGCGGCGATCAAAAAAGGCTACCCCGACAGGGGGCTCGGGGCCAGCCTTCTCTACGGCGGAAGGCCCGACGAGAGGCAATGGCGCGCCGTAGCCCGGTCCTGCGAGGATACCGGCGTGGACTGGCTGGAGCTGAACCTCTCCTGTCCTCACGGCGGTGCCGAGGAGGGGGGCGAGTTCAGCATCGGATCCCGTCCCGAGGCGATTCGCGAAGTGGTGGGCTGGGTTCGGGAGGCCACATCCCTTCCCCTCATCGTGAAGCTGCCCGCCTTCAGCGATATCCAGGCCGGGACGAAGGCCTCGATGGAGGCGGGGGCCGACGCCGTCGCCCTGATCAACACCCTCAACGCGCTCAGCGGCATCGATCTCGACAGCTGGCGCCCCCTGCCTTCCGTGGCGGGGCAGAGCGCTTTCTGCGGCCTCTCCGGTCGCGCCGTCAAGCCCGTGGCCCTGCGCTGCGTGGCTCTTGCCGCCTCCATGGATGTCCCCGTATCGGGCATGGGAGGGATCTGCGACTGGCGCGACGCGGCGGAGTTCCTTCTGGCAGGGGCCTCTTCCCTCCAGGTCTGTTCGGCCGTGATGGAACGCGGCTATGGCATCGTCGACGACCTCTGCCGGGGGCTTCTGGCCTACCTGAGGGAGAAGGGCTGTTCTTCCCCGGATGACCTTGTCGGTGGCGCCCTTCCCCATGTCGTTCCCCATGCGAGCCTTTCTAGGGAGAGTCCGGTGACGGCGCGATGCCTCCAGGAGCGTTGCCTTCGCTGCGGCGCCTGCTTCGTGAGCTGTCGCGACGCGGGCCATCAGGCCATCGAGTGGAGAGTCGGGGAATATCCGGCTATAGATCCCGATAGGTGCGACGGGTGCGGGCTTTGCGTGGGGCTCTGCCCCTCGGGCTCTCTTTCGATGGGGGCACGGTGA
- a CDS encoding FG-GAP-like repeat-containing protein, whose amino-acid sequence MCAHACSGKGALHALRHVISVPTVFPLPFLLSFLLFLGFSITAPPAEATDYDRDPYEKEHGLIRDDEFFLVRQGTEGNYAGVWYFEPENVLDAPSRRAPNQWQHLTGDSVWMSSGFSPWDHEDEAVLFGYAKDYAPHLVEVSRASTSAPIGTNPGDLEGNVEFRLRHVDSGGLGTPSSRTSGTYYKGSFGAVATDLDGDGISEIVVAGARENRSPLAFGGISLANGIADANNTVTQTSPADSTNSGVYSGVRLAAGDLDGDGAPELVAVFQCADDEKETQDWATIQIGIHIAGDAEITEIGHTKSYSLKRLHEGKTATTVKAVTPLSYFLQNTRSDVFDVALGDFDGDGKDEILLAYLWNYDGNDDSDVYVHTALFDAERDVSGNFVVTLSSSSQNPIPDLLAKGLSTNGNFYKDDCNSHPLCLRVAMADVDRDREREFREEEVARDEAALLFLRGDWPIHDGSGSILRAYVAMAWHDGSGAVRNGSTWFEMGSDDGSRVMRLAQKCRKTGSLIAAHLSGTSDGAAMTNNPQFIATLSGFADSGESDSSQSCAVPLMLLREDGSNGDEVTYGPPWYIRTYEGPFFPVAGDADGDSAILGEALHFVIEHDVAPVLFLDEPPKHLDVIDGKERNVSRYSGLYARFEDTESKEDKATNTSATDTGYGVGEEVDLSFGTKVQFLLGSSEYQAQIKEKFSASWTTKREEIETGYSKKTFSISGQTNTDDLLLYRCRHIHVWRYKILGHFETADDDSVTGPLYYQVTIPEDDTSVLALIPGMQVPWYQPIHENGNLFSYPSSYLQIEGQSGSEHLTDIVELAVGGNDVEQNVSWLSGKKEELSEGSSKTYAVDSSVSCSGKWEGLNSSSWEASVFGNYDQTTSSMKSSENTVEKEEAFSVVIPGRPNMSTYPYRLDSLMYKTEAGTITLRYAISPQELTDHNKGWWAFYRKAPDPALNLPRKWRWVGENASTREDDWEWSDDEDAAMIRGISFSSALGDRLPADLPIGEDTTLSCRVYNYSLQSISNVAVRFEIAPLDPETGETGDRTTIATPVVPSLSAWGGTSSNWQMADATLKTEEFAAGNYRIFVTVDPDDAIVELADHDNGDRTGNNEGWFDLFLYGEESDEASASSGTTDKSGTDRSFNLTLLKDRVSAGKTVLDPGERTKVTVYCKNTGQRVATNIHALFFHDHPDNGKGFHARLLSGLLPGATGKMSAIFSDMEPGVHHIYVKLLGKTRETDFEDNIVSLDITVRERAEAEEGGSGGCDAGTGWAGLFAAGLFCLTGIGTFSRKQKR is encoded by the coding sequence ATGTGCGCGCACGCCTGTTCCGGGAAAGGAGCGCTCCACGCGCTCCGGCACGTGATCTCCGTACCGACCGTCTTCCCCCTTCCCTTCCTCCTTTCCTTCCTCCTTTTTCTCGGTTTTTCCATTACGGCACCGCCCGCCGAGGCGACCGACTACGACAGGGACCCCTACGAGAAAGAACACGGTCTCATCAGAGACGACGAGTTCTTCCTCGTCCGGCAGGGAACGGAAGGGAATTACGCGGGCGTCTGGTATTTCGAGCCGGAAAACGTCCTCGACGCGCCCTCCCGACGAGCGCCGAATCAGTGGCAACATCTTACGGGCGATTCCGTCTGGATGAGCAGCGGGTTCAGCCCATGGGACCATGAGGACGAGGCCGTGCTCTTCGGCTATGCCAAGGACTACGCGCCCCATCTCGTCGAGGTCTCGCGGGCGAGTACGTCCGCCCCGATCGGGACGAACCCGGGCGATCTGGAAGGAAATGTGGAATTCCGGCTCCGGCACGTCGATTCGGGCGGACTCGGAACGCCCTCGTCACGGACGAGCGGGACCTACTACAAGGGCAGTTTCGGGGCCGTCGCGACCGATCTGGACGGGGACGGAATTTCGGAGATCGTCGTCGCCGGGGCGAGAGAGAATCGTTCTCCTCTGGCTTTCGGCGGCATCAGCCTCGCCAATGGGATCGCCGACGCGAACAACACCGTCACCCAGACGTCTCCGGCGGATTCGACGAATTCCGGCGTCTACAGCGGCGTCCGCCTCGCCGCGGGAGACCTCGACGGCGACGGCGCGCCGGAACTGGTCGCCGTCTTTCAGTGCGCCGACGACGAGAAGGAGACGCAGGACTGGGCCACCATACAGATCGGGATCCACATCGCGGGCGACGCGGAGATCACCGAAATCGGCCATACGAAATCGTACTCCCTGAAGCGTCTGCACGAGGGGAAAACCGCCACGACCGTGAAGGCGGTCACCCCGCTTTCCTACTTCCTGCAGAACACCCGGAGCGACGTCTTCGACGTGGCCCTCGGGGATTTCGACGGCGACGGGAAGGACGAGATCCTCCTCGCCTATCTCTGGAACTACGACGGCAACGACGACAGCGACGTCTACGTCCACACGGCCCTCTTCGATGCGGAACGGGACGTGAGCGGCAACTTCGTCGTCACCCTCTCCTCGTCGTCGCAGAACCCCATCCCCGATCTCCTCGCAAAGGGGCTCAGCACGAACGGGAACTTCTACAAAGATGACTGCAATTCGCACCCCCTCTGCCTCCGAGTCGCGATGGCGGACGTCGATCGGGATCGTGAACGCGAATTCAGGGAAGAGGAAGTCGCGCGGGACGAGGCGGCACTGCTTTTTCTCCGCGGCGACTGGCCCATTCACGATGGCTCCGGTTCAATCCTGCGGGCCTACGTCGCGATGGCGTGGCACGACGGATCGGGCGCCGTCCGCAACGGCTCCACGTGGTTCGAAATGGGCAGCGACGACGGGAGCCGGGTCATGCGCCTCGCCCAGAAGTGCCGCAAGACGGGGTCGCTCATCGCGGCCCATCTTTCCGGAACCTCGGACGGAGCAGCCATGACCAACAACCCACAGTTCATCGCGACTCTCTCGGGCTTCGCCGATTCGGGAGAGTCGGACTCGTCCCAGTCCTGCGCCGTCCCGCTCATGCTCCTGCGGGAGGACGGAAGCAACGGCGACGAAGTCACCTACGGACCGCCCTGGTACATCCGGACCTACGAAGGCCCCTTCTTCCCCGTCGCGGGAGACGCCGACGGGGACAGCGCGATCCTGGGAGAGGCCCTTCATTTCGTCATCGAACACGACGTCGCGCCGGTGCTCTTCCTCGACGAGCCCCCAAAGCACCTGGATGTGATCGACGGAAAAGAGCGGAACGTGAGCCGCTACTCCGGCCTGTATGCGCGGTTCGAGGACACGGAGAGCAAGGAGGACAAGGCGACCAACACCTCGGCGACGGACACGGGATACGGAGTCGGGGAGGAAGTCGACTTGAGCTTCGGGACGAAGGTCCAATTCCTTTTGGGATCGAGCGAGTACCAGGCACAAATCAAGGAGAAGTTCAGCGCCTCGTGGACAACGAAGAGGGAGGAAATCGAGACAGGCTACTCGAAGAAGACCTTCTCGATCTCGGGACAGACGAACACGGACGACCTCCTTCTCTACCGGTGTCGGCACATCCACGTGTGGCGCTACAAGATCCTGGGGCACTTCGAGACGGCGGACGACGACTCGGTGACGGGACCTCTCTACTACCAGGTCACGATTCCCGAGGACGATACCTCGGTGCTCGCCCTGATTCCGGGCATGCAGGTCCCCTGGTACCAGCCGATCCACGAAAACGGCAACCTCTTCTCCTACCCCTCCTCGTACCTTCAGATCGAAGGCCAGAGCGGGTCCGAGCACCTGACCGACATCGTCGAGCTCGCCGTCGGCGGCAACGATGTCGAACAGAACGTCTCGTGGCTCTCGGGCAAGAAGGAGGAATTGTCGGAGGGAAGTTCCAAGACGTACGCCGTCGACTCCTCCGTATCCTGTTCCGGAAAGTGGGAAGGTTTGAACAGCAGCTCCTGGGAGGCGAGCGTCTTCGGCAACTACGACCAGACCACATCGTCGATGAAATCCTCCGAAAACACCGTGGAGAAGGAAGAGGCCTTTTCGGTCGTCATTCCGGGACGCCCCAACATGAGCACATACCCGTACCGCCTCGACTCGCTGATGTACAAGACCGAGGCGGGCACGATCACGCTCCGCTACGCGATCAGCCCCCAGGAGCTGACGGACCACAACAAGGGGTGGTGGGCCTTCTACCGCAAGGCGCCCGATCCCGCGCTGAACCTGCCCCGCAAGTGGCGCTGGGTCGGCGAGAATGCCTCCACGAGAGAGGACGACTGGGAGTGGAGCGACGACGAAGACGCGGCCATGATCCGCGGGATCTCCTTCTCCAGCGCCCTCGGCGACAGGCTGCCCGCCGATCTGCCCATCGGCGAGGACACGACCCTTTCCTGCCGCGTCTACAACTACAGCCTCCAGTCCATCTCGAACGTGGCCGTCCGTTTCGAAATCGCCCCCCTGGACCCGGAGACGGGCGAGACGGGAGACCGAACGACCATCGCGACTCCGGTGGTCCCATCGCTTTCCGCCTGGGGGGGCACGTCGTCCAACTGGCAGATGGCCGACGCGACGTTGAAGACGGAAGAGTTCGCGGCCGGGAACTACCGGATCTTCGTCACTGTCGACCCCGACGACGCCATCGTCGAGCTGGCCGATCACGACAACGGCGACAGGACGGGCAACAACGAAGGGTGGTTCGACCTCTTTCTCTACGGAGAGGAATCCGATGAGGCCTCCGCCTCCAGCGGAACCACGGACAAGAGCGGGACGGACAGGTCATTCAACCTGACGCTGCTGAAGGATCGCGTTTCGGCCGGAAAAACCGTCCTGGACCCCGGGGAACGGACAAAAGTCACGGTCTACTGCAAGAACACCGGGCAGAGGGTGGCGACGAACATCCATGCCCTCTTCTTCCACGATCATCCCGACAACGGAAAGGGCTTCCACGCGCGGCTCCTGTCGGGGCTCCTCCCCGGCGCGACGGGGAAGATGTCGGCGATCTTCTCCGACATGGAGCCCGGAGTGCACCATATCTACGTCAAGCTGCTCGGCAAGACGAGAGAGACGGATTTCGAGGACAATATCGTCTCGCTGGACATCACGGTGCGCGAACGCGCCGAAGCCGAAGAGGGAGGGAGCGGCGGCTGCGACGCCGGGACGGGATGGGCCGGCCTCTTCGCGGCGGGCCTGTTCTGCCTGACGGGAATCGGGACGTTCTCACGGAAGCAGAAACGATAA
- a CDS encoding type II toxin-antitoxin system HicA family toxin — protein MSPTLPRLTGAEMIAFLKRCGFRRTRQRGSHVVMENDDGRVTVVPLHEGKTLGTGILKTILKSAGIAEDELRR, from the coding sequence ATGAGCCCTACGCTCCCGCGCCTGACCGGAGCGGAGATGATCGCGTTTCTGAAGAGGTGCGGATTCCGACGCACCCGCCAGAGGGGGAGCCATGTCGTGATGGAAAACGACGACGGTAGGGTGACGGTCGTTCCGCTTCACGAAGGGAAGACTCTTGGAACCGGCATTTTGAAGACGATACTGAAAAGCGCCGGGATCGCGGAGGACGAGTTGAGGCGGTAG
- a CDS encoding type II toxin-antitoxin system HicB family antitoxin: MAEYYAVIDRDEDGQYFAYVPELPGCQTCGETMEELLENLEEAIGLYLEVVEHPREFPNVRKVAVG, from the coding sequence TTACGCAGTGATAGACAGGGACGAGGACGGACAGTACTTCGCCTACGTGCCGGAGCTGCCCGGCTGTCAGACGTGCGGCGAGACGATGGAGGAGCTTCTTGAGAATCTGGAGGAGGCCATCGGGTTGTATCTCGAGGTCGTCGAGCATCCGCGAGAGTTCCCCAACGTCCGCAAAGTGGCCGTCGGATGA